Genomic window (Lutra lutra chromosome 6, mLutLut1.2, whole genome shotgun sequence):
TGAGAAGCCAAATCTCTTTATCATTAAGAGACTTGGCCTTGACTGTCTGTGGCTGCAGAGCCCCTGCGGGAACTTGAGACCCATCACATCGTTTCTTTGGTAGCAGAACCACAAAGACACACACTTGGCAGAAGTCCCTCCTAGTGAGCAACTTCCAAAAGGACTAACTGCAGCTCCAAACTTGATGGGTACTGTTTTCTCAGAGCAACTCTTCTAGTAACAAGTCAGTGGTTCAGCCCTTTTCAGAATCAAACACGTCACCAATACACTATCATCACACtcaaatgtatacatattatgCCCCTTGTATCATTTCTTTCTATGTAGAGCAAAAGCCCAATGACTAAATATCTATTTGAAAAGATTTGGGGTAAATTGTTGACCAGCCCTGATTTTATAGATCTGGGTTTGATTCTctgaaaatggtaaatttaagAGCAGAGGACATTTGTGATCAACTGTGAGGTTCCTGGGAGTTTAGGTCATCAACATTTAATTACCAACACCAGCTTTTAGCTAtagttctgtgttttgtttttaaatgagtgCCTTGAAGATCTTCAGATGATTTTGATGTATTTAGCAGCTCTCCATGTAGTGTGTCATTGGATGGAGTAAAAATTGGGTGCCATGACACATAACACCTACCTTCCCTTGTTCCTTCTCACCCCACGTTCTCCCCATGTGTTTACGTTCTACTTTTCCACATGGTTAAAATTATACACGCCACAGGTAGGAATTATGTGTACATTATAATGCTTTTATAACTTTGACACCTTGTTAACATTGAATAAACAGTAAAAAGcataaatcacagaaaaaaaaaaaactgctagtGACTTTTCTTATCGATCTCGTCTACCCAGTGAATTCCCATGACCTTCAGAATGAATTTCCAGCTCCTTAGGTTAGTATTAAACAACCCAGAGCCCATTGCTGAGATTTTCCAATCTTCTTTCAAACTACTTCCTGTCAACACACAGGGATCCAGGTAAATCACGGTTATGTTTTGAGAGGAACTGGAATTTCTGCCTTCAAATCTTTGCCAGTTCTGTTCTTTTGACCTGAAATGCACTTTATCTAGAGTCCCTAGCTGAAGCAAACCATGCCATCGCCATCTTCCCCAAAGTCCCCAGGTCCCAGAACCCCTCTCTCTCTACGCCCACAGCACTGTGCACATCACTGATGTAGCAGGAACCATGCGTGGGGTGGAGATACAGCTGTCTGTTGCTCCTCTTATTTCCTGAGGATGAGGTAAACTCGCCAAAGACAGAGAACATTCCTCATAGCTCCCTCCCTGTTACGTACATTATAGAGGTCGAAAACATGTTATGCTGAGTAGAAGAGAATCAAGATGTAATGTGTGGGcagtagaaaagaaatgaaaggaatggACAATGCTATATTTAGagcataaaacagaaaacattagaGTTAGATCTATCTTTCgcaaatatatatatgacatgtTTTCCTGTCCTTGGGATTGGATGACATACAGTTCTAACATTGGAAAGCCTTAAGTGTCTGCTCTCAAATGGAAATCTTGGCATAGGTGCACTGCACCCTGCTTTCATCATTAATTGAAGAACGTTAGAggtaaaatttaataagaaattgtTTCATAATGTACCTTCCTTAGGCATCACTCTATCTCTTCAGTAGTCCACACAGAGTGCATTTTATGTCCTTCCCTCTtcgatcttttaaaaaaagtccccCTGACTCCGACTTCTGTGATTCAACTCTCTGCCCCTAAACCAGCCTTCCTGTTGCTTACAACTCATGCTAGCCTTCGAGCTGCACTACTTTCCTGTGAATCATGCTGACTCTTTAATGAAGGAAGCAGAAATACGTCTGGAAATGGTGTGTAAATGCCATCAGTGGGCGCTCAGTGAACTTCTGATTATTTTCAGCTCCAGCCCTGGGACTGACTCTAGGCAATCTTCACTTGTCTTGGGAGGAATTCCCTGTTGGTATTCGGGAAGAAGGGATGGGATTGtgattttctcctttccccagggATAGCAAGGAGGGTAACAGGATGGAAGAGAGTTAATAAAGAGTATATCAACAATATATCAGAACACATGTAAGAGCCTATGTTCTCATGCTTACACATTCCTAGAAATGGGTTTTTATAAAAAAGCTTCACCTAAGCCTGAAAGTTCATGTAAGACTCATAAAAGACAGTGACATTTTAATAACGTAAGTTTCACTTATTTTCAAACTTCAACTTTGCTGCCACCAAAACTGCTTGTTCTGACTTCTGCCCCCAGGACTTTTCTTTCAGGGACTCTAGGCTGAATACATACCATGGGTGAGTCCTTTTGTAAGTAATGCAAAAATAATGGTAAACTAGACAGGTGCATCTACACTCAGAGGATTCACATTTTTCTACGTGAAACAGACAATAAGGAAGTGAACGAATAATCCACCATTTTGCTGTTTTAAGTACCCAGTTACGCCGAAGGGCTCAGATGGGCTATGGACCATACTCTTTGGAATGCCAAGTTCAGCAGCAAGGACACACTGACTGTTAGCACTTCTCTTATGTGGCACAAAGATCAACATGAGACGTGGAGGGAGACACAGAAGTCTCAAGTTCTTGTTTCAAGAAAACAATTCTACAGATGATTGCCAATTCATTTGTAGATTAGTCTATAGAGCTGGGCCAAGATCACTAAGGGAAACTGGAAGTTTATTGCCTTCcaactttatttctttgagtgCAAACACTATGAAGATAATCTGTTCTCAGTCAGAGAAAAATTTAATATAGTGCTCCCTGATTTCTTCTATTTAATTCATGCTCTCTTGGCAGTCCCTACAGTGCATTCACTGTGTGTTCAAGTTTTGCCTCGATGTTTGTTTGCATCAGAGGGAGAATTAAGTTGtccaccaaaagaagaaaaaaaaaaaagagtccaggtCCCTATTCCCTTAAAGCTGGCCTGAAAGTTACTGTTTTTATATCAGTTTTAATCAAATGTTTCTATAACACTCTCTATGTCAGCTCATTCCACTGCTAACACTTTTGTTTTCTAGTGATTAACCTTAACACACACAATTTTGCCTTAGCTTAGCCACTCTAAGTTATATAATAATTCCGAAGGAAAAGGTCAAATTTATGAATTTCTGGACTACTCACTACCCTGTAGAGACcatcaaaacctttttttaataaaagctatTACTTTCCATGCCAAGAAATCCCCGGGTCATTGGAAGCACTGCGTCTGTCTTGTTCACCATCCCAGCATGCACCAAATGTCCTCAGTTAATGCTTTCCTGAGGGTTAACCTGCTAGTCGTCCTCTTGAAACATTAATTGTTTTCACTTCCAGCTTAACCAGATTCATCAGagggtttttaaatattaaactgttttgaaaaagaataaaaaatttaatttagaattaaatgaagtaGAATAGTAAGTTTTACACCTAGAGGTAGATTCCATGCTCTAATTTCCTCCCACAACCGGTGAAAAATGCATGAATGCGATTACCCCGTACAACGTATCCTAAAAGATGAGGTCGTTCTGTGGAAACCATACGGCAGTACCGTCTGCACATGGGGAAATGGGTCTTTCtgtgtctacatttttttttttttttttttttttttttttttttgtagggaataaagtttattttggcaGATAGtgttaaacaaaattaaagttgCATACATTAGTAACATAACTCAACATCCTTAATTTGGTATAAGTGTGACACATTTTCCTGTGTTCTGCTAAATCACCATAACCTAAACCGCTTTATAAAACTGATGTGCTGAAATTTATCTTTACTGCTTTCGCTTACGCTCTGATTCCAAACAAAACTTTTCATAAGCTTCTTCTATCTCTGGGTCCATCTCATCATCAATATCATCCAAGTATGGATCACCAGCCCCTGATAAAtctgtcccattttcttcatAATCTGGAAAAAAAGTCTTCTCTTTCAAGTAACTCTTGGTATTTCTCTTGGTAATCTGGATCAGCTGCGGTGAAAGGAACACCATCAGAGGTATAAAATGTTGGTTCATTCATAAAATAGTTAGGATCATTTTCAGGTGTTGCTTCTCTGTATGTTGAGGTTGCGTGAACTCTACCCCAGTTACTTGACCGGAGTTCTACAAGCTTCAAGAGCATTTGTTTCACATCTCTGCTGCAATTTGCATCTAGGACAACATTTTCAATTCTCTGAATGATTTCTTCCATAtcagtctttcctttctccttccaggcATCTTCCAAAACTGACCCTGTCAACTTCAGTAATTTTACTGCACAAATTAAGTTGTCATCCATAGGATTAGAAAAGAGGGCATTCAGCAACTCCCGAAGACCAACCTGAAGAATATCTGCTCTTGTCACCTGTCCATTTGTTCCCTTGATCTCCAGGTTGAGATAGAGCTCTCCCAGGAAGAGGACGAACGCATGGAATCGTTTCCGAGTCACTTCGTCGCCTTTTGCAGCTTGATCTTTAACTTCATATTCGGTCCGACATCTTTGAAGCAGCAACTGTCGAAAGTTGCCGCTCTGTGGGCTAATTGTCAGATGATGGGACAGGTAATTACACAGGCGAGCTCCCATGTAAGAGAAATTTGGGATAGACGTGGCCTGTTGATAGATGAGTTCTACAAGTTCTTGTAAAGCATCATCTGTTGTAACCCAGCCATTCAAGGTCTCTGCAAACTGTTCAATTTCAGTTTCAAAACTGCCAGGCTGCTCTGTAAGATGATTCAAAAAATCCTGAACATATTCTGACAGAGTAGGATAATCCTCACAACCATCTTCATAGGATTCTGTATAATTAGAAGAATAACCTGATGGGTAAAATTCAGGAGCATTCGCAGACAGCTTAGACATTAATACAGGAGCTACAACCACCTGGGGTTTAGCCATTGCTGACTCCAAGTTCTGCTGCGGGATATTATCCTGTGAACTAGGTGGAGCTCTCAGGGGCCTCGTTTGTTCCCAGGCGGGCCCGACCTACGCGGTGGTTTTCAGGAGAGAAGTGCCTGTGTCTACATTTTTGAGTCCTGTAGGTACAAGTTGTCTGgatcctggtttttttttttttttttttttttttttttttttttttgatcctgtATTTAAAATGGTTTCTGGCTCGATCAGTTTAGTTAACAcatattctgttgtgtgtgtgtgtgtgtgttttctttcctttagattttacttattagagagaccACAGGAGACAGGTCATGAgtggggcgggcagagggagaggaagaagcaggctccctgctgagttggaAGTCTGAGTCTgatgtgggctggatcccaggatgcaaggatcatgacctgagatgcttaaccaactgagctgttcaggtgcccccacattctGCTGGGTTTTAAGCAAACTTAATggatgaaattttgaaaatgcagaaaagcCATGAAGGATTGGGAGTAAATACTTGGTCTGCAAAAACTTTAACAGTGatgttctttaaaagaagaatacatttaaattataaatcaatgattaaattttgatttgaaaGCCCCCTTTTCAAAACACAAGTACTGCACAAAGTGATGGACACTTGGCTACCTTTAATTCTTATAATTTGTGGTAGTTATGTTGTACCGAGCCACCTTGAACACTGACTGAGTGAATGCTGAATGAAGCATTGGTTCCAGAGGGAATGCAGGGTTAGGTCCCTGGGAGCCTCTGGCTGGTACACTTTCATCAATGGACCAATAGACAGCCTTGTTTTATATGCTATATAAACAtgtatgtgtttctgtttaaagacaacTTATTTAATACATACTGTTGACTTACTAATTGAACTCATAGCTAAGACACTCTGACTCCTGCCTGACAGAGATCCTCTAACACATGTAGTTTTCTGCCTAAGGCACATCACGCACAGCCCTGTTGTGGGCAGGAACTAGCCAGCACTTGAATACTGTGCTTGCGGCCATCTTAAACAGCCAAGTCACCCACAAAAAGCACGAAACTGTGAAAACATGACACTAAATGGGCCATGGaaaggacacttgtttacagTGTGGGAGCTAAGATAAGAAGGCAGCGAGGCCCTTCCTTGACCTCTACTAGGAACGTGTTCCTCACAGGACTCCAATTTTCGCCAGTCTATGCCTGTCTGAACATGTCCAAAGGAGGACCAAATGTGTTGATTACAAATAACTTTTAGTGAGTAGGTGAACTTGCCAATGCAGAACCTGTGACTAATCAGGGATGACGTGATTATGTTTTGAACAAAGTACATTTGCAGTTGGTCAATTTGTGGATTATCCAGAATTTGTGCTAAAATTTCACTCCCTCCAACTTCCTATGTTTTGTGTCTTTCCATGTTAATACACAGCACCctaggaaggaaaagggaaggaaagacacAGGAGAATGGGGTCATCGGTCTGGGCTGTGCACTGACACCAGATTGGCCTCTAACCCCCTCTGTGTGCTCAGTTTGTGGGAGCACGACTAtcttcctggggaaaaaaacaactggAGGAACttgaatctgaaaataaataccaagaaggagaaaacagcaaaaacacaaaacaatttcGTTTTACAGACTCCTTTTAAAGAATcactcaaaaaaagcaaaattaaacctCCAGACTATAATCACCCCTCAAATGAGTATTGCACAGATAATGACTCTCTATTGCTAAAATCAGCACATGTTCCTCTCTTGATGCTCTAAAATGTGAATGAGATCAAGGAGAGCCAAAAACAGTAAGTAGGCAgtggcttaaaatattttttgcaagCACTGACATTCTGGTCTTTATGGGGATCGTTGTGAGGGGAAAATTGTGAATATGGTTTTAGAAGCAAAAGCTTTCATCTTAATGGCTATAGCTTGAGAAAAAGGTAAGAAGCTGGTATAAGAAAAGTGGGTATATAGCCCTATTTATCTTCAAGTTAATTTAGTTTTAGCAACCCTGGCAATTTTTTGTCCTTGATTTTAAAGATACTACATTTCTGatgataaaaaatacttttctgatCATAAAAATAGATGttgttttcagaatttgaaaaacacatgaatatatgaagatgataattaaaaaaaaaactatacaacaTAGACGGAAAACTAGTCCTAGTGATTTTTGAAAACCAATTACAAAGTTGTTTTAAATGTGTCCTTCACAGAACAATAccaacatagattttttttttaaagatagatttcttttccttgtcttaatttaaaaaaaaaaaatggcttattttGTCCTCCATTTCTTGCAGGGGAGTAGATGGTTTATCTTACTAGATTTCatttcaaagggaaaatatatGTAACTTAGTCCCTTATCCAGGTGATAGATGAATCCAGGCTGACCAAATAATGAAATTGGCAAGTGTGGGGCATCTCCCTGTTTTCAAATTCCCCACGTCATCTGTCTCTGCTAAAAGATACACCAAATTATAAACAGTGGTAGGAATTTGGGGGGCTACACTTCCAGCGTTCACAACAGAAAtccatttatttctaatattggAAAAGCCCTATGTCTTTTAATATTAATAAGTATCATGAACAACTCAAGCTTTCCCAAATTTAATCTTCACTGAAGCATTTATGATAGGCTTTCTATCCCAGACTTAATTCTTTCGAAATTCTTACATATAATCACTTCTTATAATTGGTGCACAGCTATTAAATGATGTATGGCCAATTCCCAAAGtttcaaatggataaatattaGTCTAATGTGCTCAATCAATGCCTAGAAATAGCTCTAAGCCCTTTTCCTGCAAGggaaaatatttaccatatatCACAGTTAGATTAGCCACAGGCACTAAGCAGCTGATGGAAAAGCCTAGAAATTCTTGTAAATGTCCTTGCCCTTCTGTGAAGGACATCCtcaaaagacaggaaggaaaaggaaaaaacaacaacaacaataacaagatGCACTAAAAATTATAGAGAACTTTTAATATGCTTCTTTGCCAGATTAGccatcccatatatatatataacatgttataACAACAGAGTTTCAATAAAAAAGCTTTGACTACGAATTATGGAGTAACCAGGGTCATAGCAGACCAACTGTATAATGAATCTAacttcagaaaaatcaaaatagtGAAATACTAATGAGATGCACTTcacataattttgcctttttaatttttaattggggtaaaatatacataacacaaatgccctttattatttaaaagcaattaggcatacagtgtattatttatAACTACTATAAACCCACTTTGCTCTTTTCCACTTGAGTCAAGTCAGTATGGAGTTTTTGGCAGGGGGAAGAGGGTAAAATTTTAATTGTAGAAATGGCTGGTATCTTttccttcctcaaataaattcCTGCCAGTCATACTAGGTCTGTCACATtccaacacttggttttggctgagaaCAAGAAGTACATGTAACTGTCCAGTTCTTTTATGAATTCCAATAAACAGATTCTTCTAACAGTAAATAGTTCTGTTTCCTACCCCTCGGGTGcagtgtgtgggggaggggattcCTCTTCTAGCATGAGCAAAAGACCTATGGATTTCAGTACCACCTAAGGAAGCATTTTCAGACAGCCTTGCTCTGAGTACAAACTGGAAGTGGCTACTTTATGATGTGGGCGCCCCCAGTGGTTGGAAATACTGAATGCTCACATGACGTTACTGTACAGCAGATTTTCCTGGTCAGCTGCCACAGCACCCAGATGCCCAGGCCCTAGTCCCATAATTCAATTTCAGTTGTTCTTGGATGAGACTAGCCgttggtatatttaaaaaaaatttcccaggtGTTTTCAATGTGTTGTGAAATTTGAGAACCCCTGGGTGTATCAGAGGCCAGGGATTCACAGGTCAGCCAAGGGGGGCTCCTGTTGTGCCCCCACCCTTGCCCTGAGATCGTGAGATGGGATGCTGTCCTGCCTGGTGACTATCCCTGCTTCTGTCAAGGGAGAATGGAGTTGAAAAGCATGGCACCAACTTCACTGACTAATCTAGGAACTGAAAAgctcaaaagaagacatatggaGTCAGAATATACCGTAAAGCAAGGAAATGTATTCCCGATAACTGAAATTGGGGGTGAGGGGACTTCCCTAAAACAATGAATGAAGGACAGAGGACATAGTTGCCATATTGTTTTTGAACTAATGAGGATCAGTTCAGAGGTAAAAGGGGCTTTTTTCCCTAGTATACACTCCTTGGTGTAGCTGTAACCACCGTTTTAAGGCATTCAATGTCTTCCTCAGCCCAAATGCATTCTCAGGAAGGGCCTGGACCTCACCACAGGGATGATGGAACTTCACCTGGTAATCTGACTCAGAAGCACTGCATCTGGAGGCTTAACTGCATGGAATGAAAAGGCTTGAttattttgaaagggatttaTAGGATAATTCATAGAGTGGGAACTTCCTTTTCCTGTAAGTATGGGATCTCTGCATAGAAATGGCCATCATGGAGGAGGGATACAGGTGAGAGCTAATGGGGGGTTCATCTGAGAACTGAGATCTGGGACCAGTACAGGCACCCTGAGGGCATCGGAAAGTGACATAGAGAGGAGGGACCAGATGTTCTTCACTGCCAATAAAAGATACAGTAAGAACAGAGTGGCTTAAATCACAAGCGAATAGTATGTGAGGGACACCTTTCTGATTACTTTGTTGAATGGCTGCAGAACTTCCTTTAATGGATGGGTTTAAAAACAGGGTACCTTCGTCTCTGTACAGAACATCCAGGagcattacaaatattttcattcctcccatccaggagaaaagagaggagaagctGCATGGCTCTAAGGCTACGGCATGAAAGACGACACTTGCCGGGGAGTCAGAGGAGAATCAGTAGATAAAAGGGTTCAGAAAAGGTAAAGAATTATACAATCTGGGGACATCATTTCTTCTCCAAAGTGAAGTGATCCCACCTGTCAGGGTCTTTGATGTCACTTGGGGGGTTGACATTCTATTTTCATGGCCTAAAATATTTGGGTAGGGTATTTGGGAGTTTCTATTCTATGGAACTAAACTCTGAATGAGTAAAGGACAAGACTTAGCTTAGTTCCATGCAATTTATTTAAAGGCCCCAATGCAATGCAAAAGTAGACTGGACCAAGACCCTCAGGTTTGTGATACTCCCTGTGTCTAGTTTAAGAACACACCTAAATCTAAGGGTTCCTAACTGCTTATGCAAAGTTTTAGAGGCTCtttgataataaatatatttcgTGGTCAGCCTGGACGATGATGCTGGCTTTTCTATCTGTGAAATAATTTGCATTGTGTTGTGTGAgtgtgggtgtatgtgtatgtgtgtgtgtgtgtgtgtactctaaCCAGGACATTTTGAAGTATATGGTTATACTAccttatgaaaattttatttattttaaaaattattttagaagcacAGAATATAAATATGAGTGCATGTGAAATTTAGGTAATGAAGGCTATGTATGCAAATGTACtacttttttgtggtttttattgcAGAAAACAGTATTACAAGCTCAGTTGGCCTCAGTAGTAGTATCTGATTTcccaatttgctaatattttgtgggTAGAACTGTGCATCTGGACTCATAACTGAAGAGAACATGTAAACTCTACATTCTTTCATGGAAATGCTGAGACTCTGAATCATGGGCCACTCTTTGTGAGCACACAGGGCACTTTCCCTGTTCCCACCAGTAAAGCCGATCTGGGAGCAGCTCAGGATCCCCAGAACTACGCAATATTTTAAGGGCTCCTGCTCTCTTTATGTGGCTCCATGTCAAAGAGCCTGTTAGTCCCTAAGCGTCAAGGTATGAGCGAATCATAACAGATCATTTGAATCTGGAAACTACGGGCAGTTCTCCGGCTGGTATGACACCTGCCTTGGATACTGAGGGATCAGAACAGCCCCATTTCCTGAAGCACCTCTGAAGCTGCGGTGTTATGAGAGCTGCTGTTTGTAATCTCTCCCTTCTGGTGTGGAAGGAAGGGCAATGATAAACAGAAGGCACACATTATAAGGTTGCTGTTAATGCTGGGTGTCCTATAAAAAGCTAATAAGTGGAGGTACGTTTTTTCTCTACACAACTGTGTTCTGGCAGTCCCTATAGAACATGGCCAcccatagtaaaaaaaatttctaatctAAACTTGACCAATCATCAAGACCACCAACTTCATTCTCCGATCTTAATAccctttacttttgtttttggttaATCTGCTCCTCTTAATTAGCAGTATGTAAGATATACTTTACTTCCCTACGACTGAATAGCAGGGTTAGAatattttccctcttccccttccctaatCTTTTAAGCCATAGGTAGGTTCGATAGCTGTTTCCATATGCATTCTCATCAACCATCATCCAGAAGCACTCAATTCATCACGACCTTTAAAATTGAGAATGCTCTTAAACACCAAAGAAGGA
Coding sequences:
- the LOC125102350 gene encoding LOW QUALITY PROTEIN: polyadenylate-binding protein-interacting protein 1-like (The sequence of the model RefSeq protein was modified relative to this genomic sequence to represent the inferred CDS: deleted 1 base in 1 codon); the protein is MAKPQVVVAPVLMSKLSANAPEFYPSGYSSNYTESYEDGCEDYPTLSEYVQDFLNHLTEQPGSFETEIEQFAETLNGWVTTDDALQELVELIYQQATSIPNFSYMGARLCNYLSHHLTISPQSGNFRQLLLQRCRTEYEVKDQAAKGDEVTRKRFHAFVLFLGELYLNLEIKGTNGQVTRADILQVGLRELLNALFSNPMDDNLICAVKLLKLTGSVLEDAWKEKGKTDMEEIIQRIENVVLDANCSRDVKQMLLKLVELRSSNWGRVHATSTYREATPENDPNYFMNEPTFYTSDGVPFTAADPDYQEKYQELLEREDFFPDYEENGTDLSGAGDPYLDDIDDEMDPEIEEAYEKFCLESERKRKQ